In Psychrobacter sp. JCM 18902, a single window of DNA contains:
- the map gene encoding type I methionyl aminopeptidase yields MTKKSLIQSPEAIEKMRVAGKLASDVLVMLDEHVRVGISTEALNQIAHDYIVNVQQAIPAPLNYNGFPKSICTSINHVVCHGIPAENKLLKDGDIINIDVTVIKDGYYGDTSKMWIVGNGSIMAQRICKVAQDALYAGMSVVKNGARLGDVGAAIQAVVEPERFSIVREFCGHGISNEFHHEPQVMHYGKKGTGFELKTGMTFTIEPMINQGTWQTKILPDEWTAITKDRKLSAQWEHTMVVTDNGCEVFTTRPEEDLSFLTQ; encoded by the coding sequence ATGACTAAAAAATCTCTTATCCAGTCCCCAGAAGCCATAGAAAAAATGCGCGTGGCCGGTAAACTTGCCAGTGATGTCCTTGTCATGCTCGATGAGCACGTTCGAGTGGGCATCAGTACCGAGGCACTTAACCAAATCGCCCATGACTATATCGTTAATGTGCAACAGGCTATTCCTGCACCGCTTAACTACAATGGCTTCCCAAAATCAATTTGCACCTCGATTAACCATGTGGTTTGTCATGGTATTCCAGCCGAAAACAAGCTACTCAAAGATGGTGACATCATCAATATCGATGTGACCGTGATAAAAGATGGCTACTATGGCGATACCTCAAAAATGTGGATCGTTGGTAACGGCTCTATCATGGCACAGCGTATCTGCAAAGTGGCACAAGACGCCCTTTATGCTGGTATGAGTGTCGTCAAAAACGGTGCGCGTCTTGGTGATGTCGGTGCTGCTATCCAAGCAGTGGTCGAGCCTGAACGTTTCAGTATCGTCCGCGAGTTCTGTGGTCACGGCATTAGTAATGAGTTTCACCATGAGCCACAAGTCATGCACTATGGCAAAAAAGGCACGGGCTTTGAGCTAAAAACAGGCATGACCTTTACCATCGAACCGATGATTAACCAAGGTACATGGCAAACCAAGATTTTGCCTGACGAATGGACGGCGATTACTAAAGACCGTAAGCTGTCAGCACAGTGGGAGCATACGATGGTCGTGACCGATAATGGCTGTGAGGTGTTTACCACTCGCCCTGAAGAAGATTTAAGTTTTTTGACCCAGTAA
- a CDS encoding DUF1097 domain-containing protein, with protein sequence MPSISKTNDLNATDIQDENFDDAQQRAKLYELLKQREQSWWQARQQLISHKERKMFWYGENSLMMWLLWQLVSYVIVAMVLMLLSNQLGILLPLWQYIALFVVQTVIFVAMLASKSRMADSLQRKIDKDELMREEALNEMIILAEDSLYPDVHAKSPISLRQIYECFGRDFHLASLHCLLQKEVNAGRLILTQKQIEAEILPPDLADDELNEHASEMIYKSTL encoded by the coding sequence ATGCCTAGTATCTCAAAAACTAATGATCTTAACGCGACAGACATTCAAGATGAAAATTTTGATGATGCGCAACAGCGAGCCAAATTGTACGAGCTATTAAAACAGCGGGAGCAAAGCTGGTGGCAAGCTCGCCAGCAATTAATTAGCCATAAAGAACGAAAAATGTTTTGGTACGGTGAAAACAGCTTGATGATGTGGTTACTGTGGCAACTGGTCAGTTACGTGATCGTTGCGATGGTGCTGATGTTGCTTAGCAATCAGCTCGGTATTTTACTACCCTTATGGCAATATATTGCCTTGTTTGTCGTACAGACAGTAATTTTTGTGGCCATGCTCGCGTCCAAAAGTCGAATGGCAGACAGCTTGCAACGTAAAATTGATAAAGATGAGTTGATGCGCGAAGAGGCACTGAATGAGATGATTATCTTAGCAGAGGACAGCCTTTATCCCGATGTGCATGCCAAATCGCCTATTTCTCTAAGACAAATCTATGAGTGTTTTGGCAGAGATTTTCATTTAGCAAGTTTGCATTGTTTGCTGCAAAAAGAGGTCAACGCTGGGCGTTTAATACTCACGCAAAAACAGATAGAAGCAGAGATTCTGCCACCAGATCTTGCGGATGATGAGCTCAATGAGCATGCTAGCGAAATGATATATAAAAGCACCTTATAA
- a CDS encoding esterase/lipase family protein, which produces MTLKSSLASAFTPSAFLPSLGVIGAGVLLMALQTTSAQAAGQYYNCANSTGCKLVSNKYWTSNHTDTKYPIVMAHGLGGFTNLFGIIDYFNGIPQELMKGGSEVYTTKTSAVNNSEIRGEQLLQQVKTITAISGEAKVNLFGHSQGGIDIRYVAGVAPKYIASVTAVSSPEQGSKTADFVKNTLEPNNTTGNPSNVTTQLVSGVFNLIGGFTDVGSGISFKEIQEQDGWQALVALSTDGAAKFNAKFPAAMPKNYCGQPTSTAVNGIKYYSFSGVGQITSALDPSDYLLAATSVPFAGDSNDGLVSACSSRLGYVIRDNYRMNHLDSADQVLGLTAWGDSEPKSIYRTQVNRLKNANL; this is translated from the coding sequence ATGACGCTAAAATCTTCTCTAGCTTCGGCTTTCACGCCCAGCGCATTTCTCCCCTCACTTGGTGTTATCGGTGCCGGTGTACTTTTAATGGCTTTACAAACCACCTCAGCTCAAGCTGCTGGTCAATACTATAATTGTGCCAATTCAACCGGATGCAAGCTGGTCAGCAACAAATACTGGACGTCAAATCATACTGATACAAAATACCCAATTGTTATGGCACATGGTCTTGGCGGCTTCACTAACTTGTTTGGAATTATCGACTACTTCAATGGCATTCCTCAAGAGTTGATGAAAGGCGGCTCAGAGGTATACACCACCAAAACGTCAGCCGTCAATAACAGTGAGATTCGCGGAGAGCAGCTGCTGCAACAAGTCAAAACCATCACTGCCATTTCAGGTGAGGCTAAAGTCAATTTATTTGGACACAGTCAAGGCGGTATAGATATCCGCTATGTTGCTGGCGTCGCGCCAAAATATATCGCATCAGTTACGGCAGTCTCAAGCCCAGAACAAGGGTCAAAAACGGCAGATTTTGTCAAAAACACCCTTGAGCCAAACAACACCACAGGTAATCCATCCAATGTCACAACACAGCTAGTCTCAGGCGTGTTCAATTTGATTGGTGGCTTTACAGACGTTGGTTCAGGTATCAGTTTTAAAGAGATACAAGAGCAAGATGGCTGGCAAGCGCTCGTGGCTCTATCAACCGATGGTGCGGCTAAGTTCAATGCCAAATTTCCTGCGGCAATGCCAAAGAACTATTGTGGTCAGCCGACCAGTACTGCTGTCAATGGCATTAAATACTATTCGTTCAGCGGGGTTGGGCAAATAACAAGCGCACTTGATCCTAGTGATTATTTATTAGCAGCAACGAGCGTGCCGTTTGCAGGCGATTCTAATGATGGGTTGGTGTCTGCTTGCTCAAGTCGTCTTGGTTATGTGATTCGGGATAATTATAGAATGAACCATTTGGATTCAGCCGACCAAGTATTGGGTCTGACGGCATGGGGCGATTCTGAGCCAAAATCTATCTATCGTACTCAGGTCAATCGTCTTAAAAACGCTAACCTTTAA
- the dapC gene encoding succinyldiaminopimelate transaminase: MNHNLTYLHPYPFAKMATLLANSVPAHDYSEIKLGIGEPKHEPPALVLDVLRENLDKISRYPTTNGMFELRQTIAHWLEKRFFLNHVDANTQVLPVMGTREAIFSLVQAVVDHKVSDTESSPLSVSDPLSAVSPMAAPTIVMPNPFYQIYEGAAILAQAKPYFVPCTLDDDFKGNYRAVPKDVWARTQLLFVCSPNNPTGSVMTMEDWEYLIRLSDQYDFIIASDECYSELYFDTAPIGLLQACAALGRHDFKNCIVFHSLSKRSNLPGLRSGFVAGDANILQAYLQYRTYQGCAMPIPHQLASIAAWQDEKHVAHNRALYQEKFALWMSELGELLELRMPEAGFYFWIKVPEPFDGDDERFVKALYEQANIHALAGRYLSRDIDGKNPGQGYVRIALVASVDESREAINRIRKLLGA; the protein is encoded by the coding sequence ATGAATCACAACTTAACGTACCTGCATCCTTATCCTTTTGCAAAGATGGCGACATTGCTTGCTAACAGTGTGCCAGCCCATGACTACAGTGAAATCAAGCTCGGTATTGGTGAACCAAAACATGAGCCACCAGCGTTGGTGCTGGACGTACTACGTGAAAATTTGGACAAAATAAGTCGTTATCCAACGACTAATGGCATGTTTGAGCTGCGCCAAACCATCGCGCATTGGCTAGAAAAACGCTTCTTTTTGAACCATGTCGATGCCAATACGCAAGTATTGCCAGTAATGGGCACACGCGAGGCTATTTTTAGTCTGGTACAAGCAGTCGTGGATCATAAAGTAAGCGATACAGAGAGTAGTCCTCTATCTGTCTCTGACCCGTTATCTGCCGTTTCTCCTATGGCTGCTCCTACAATAGTCATGCCCAACCCTTTTTACCAAATATATGAGGGTGCAGCGATACTGGCGCAAGCCAAGCCTTATTTTGTGCCTTGCACACTGGACGATGACTTTAAAGGTAACTATCGCGCCGTACCAAAAGATGTTTGGGCGCGCACGCAGTTGCTGTTTGTTTGTAGTCCGAACAATCCGACGGGCTCGGTCATGACGATGGAGGATTGGGAATATCTCATTCGTCTGTCAGATCAGTACGATTTTATTATTGCCAGTGACGAGTGCTATAGCGAGCTGTATTTTGATACGGCACCGATTGGACTATTGCAAGCCTGCGCTGCCCTCGGTCGTCATGATTTCAAAAACTGTATTGTCTTTCACTCTTTATCTAAGCGTTCAAATCTGCCTGGTTTGCGCTCAGGGTTTGTGGCAGGTGATGCCAATATTTTGCAAGCTTATCTGCAATATCGTACTTATCAAGGCTGTGCGATGCCGATACCACATCAGCTCGCCTCGATCGCTGCATGGCAAGATGAAAAGCATGTGGCACACAATCGCGCTCTGTATCAAGAAAAGTTTGCCTTGTGGATGTCTGAGCTTGGTGAGCTACTAGAGTTACGAATGCCTGAGGCTGGATTCTACTTTTGGATAAAAGTCCCTGAGCCATTCGATGGGGATGATGAGCGGTTTGTCAAAGCACTGTACGAGCAGGCCAATATTCACGCACTAGCAGGGCGCTATCTGTCACGTGATATTGATGGCAAAAACCCTGGGCAAGGCTATGTGCGCATTGCGCTCGTTGCGAGTGTTGATGAAAGCCGCGAAGCGATAAACCGTATTCGAAAATTACTAGGCGCATAA
- a CDS encoding lipase secretion chaperone, with protein MSNNRRPAYLPIVIIAVVSIAITAAVIMWFKPDNTRMATAQPVSSALTNEADATLSTALDNGQVVQTTAAQNQSLFVTGLERLPRSLQGTQIDGEIIIDENKQLVVTEGLRRLFDYFLSALGEEDEAVIYARVESYIRHHTPEPAASQAVAIFDQYITYLKAISEIERRYGNLQLQAAKSGELDLNVVAQQKQDVAKLRQQYFTKETITAFFGTEEEYGNYSMEMVRINQNQQLTDVQKEAARQNYISRMPDNALKAGITQQANLNELMNRTKQMQAKGATAQELYNMRRDLVGAPAAARLAQVDAEDANFAQRFDQYQVQKQRLLSQSADKTQAQTQINQIEQQLFSEAERKRLVGYAALQQQNSANLE; from the coding sequence ATGTCGAATAATCGCCGCCCAGCCTATCTACCAATAGTTATAATCGCCGTGGTTAGCATAGCCATAACGGCGGCGGTGATTATGTGGTTCAAACCTGATAATACACGTATGGCTACAGCGCAACCAGTATCTAGTGCCCTCACTAATGAGGCTGATGCTACTCTATCAACTGCGCTGGATAATGGCCAAGTAGTGCAAACAACTGCCGCCCAAAACCAGTCTCTATTTGTCACTGGGTTGGAGCGTTTGCCGCGCTCATTACAAGGCACGCAAATCGACGGCGAAATCATCATTGATGAAAATAAGCAGTTGGTCGTCACTGAAGGTCTACGGCGTTTATTCGATTATTTTTTGTCGGCGCTGGGTGAAGAAGATGAAGCGGTTATTTATGCCCGTGTTGAAAGCTATATTCGTCACCACACGCCAGAGCCTGCCGCTAGTCAAGCGGTCGCTATATTTGACCAATATATTACCTATCTTAAAGCCATTTCTGAAATAGAACGACGTTACGGTAATCTGCAATTACAAGCGGCAAAAAGCGGTGAGCTGGATCTAAATGTCGTCGCTCAGCAAAAGCAAGATGTAGCCAAGTTGCGTCAGCAGTATTTTACTAAAGAAACCATTACCGCCTTCTTTGGTACAGAAGAGGAGTATGGTAATTATAGTATGGAGATGGTCAGAATTAACCAAAACCAGCAGCTAACGGATGTGCAAAAAGAGGCAGCGCGGCAGAACTACATAAGCCGTATGCCGGATAATGCGCTCAAAGCCGGTATCACCCAGCAAGCCAATCTGAACGAGCTGATGAATCGCACAAAACAGATGCAAGCAAAAGGGGCAACGGCTCAGGAACTGTATAACATGCGTCGTGATCTGGTAGGTGCTCCAGCCGCCGCACGCCTTGCGCAAGTCGATGCAGAAGATGCTAACTTTGCTCAACGTTTCGACCAATATCAAGTCCAAAAACAGCGCTTATTAAGTCAAAGTGCAGATAAAACGCAAGCACAAACCCAAATCAATCAAATCGAACAGCAGTTATTTAGTGAGGCTGAACGCAAACGTTTGGTAGGCTATGCTGCTTTGCAACAACAGAACAGCGCCAATCTAGAGTAA
- a CDS encoding DUF294 nucleotidyltransferase-like domain-containing protein: MTHLDFTQPPFDVLSLAERQSIRKNTQIRYLAKNENLTAEELQYLYVVIKGQIEQLLDGEFVASYLGSNHSDHLNNNDWFDSRRLPESLTENSLNTEALQTYQFRAAEDTLLLQVAGSTVDKISAQNHLVRQMLSDKLPERLKALQQRRNNKSIVSASYNDQQEVQQIMLQPVIDVNLLPVHIVNANNSLYEAASIMTKAGLKHVLVQPLDHLKHEGDVQYGTGHLLGILTDTDICRAVSDQQDPTTTRCQRYANFNLRTIKASDEIGDALLTMTRYRIHRLPVMDQNGDVVGILGQSDMLAHIGHHSQLISIQIEQAKDLSSLDTAVELIGRYIRAQHQNGVKIGNISRMVQTLNAQVFTKLWQLIVPDEVMTNTCLIVMGSEGRGEQIMRTDQDNALILRDGYTHPDLAQFADTFNQHLADLGYPLCDGNIMMTNPMWRQPLKQFNAQIGLWFRNTDPMHGIYLSAILDGEYVCGDESLLTQVRQHLKVAHRQSDPMFVRQFARAALQFGDVNQWWQKFVPLLGGKSGSEDIDLKKAGIFPLVHGIRTLALENDILELPSSKNRLKALVQARALTQERADTLLEALEFFMAQRLSVALSTDDKHARQVNPMTLTALERDLLKECLAVVKSFKNQLRQHYQLELA; the protein is encoded by the coding sequence ATGACCCATCTTGATTTTACCCAGCCGCCCTTTGACGTATTGAGTCTGGCTGAACGTCAAAGCATCAGAAAAAATACCCAAATCCGCTACCTTGCCAAAAATGAGAATCTAACTGCCGAAGAGTTGCAATATCTGTATGTGGTCATTAAAGGGCAGATTGAGCAATTGCTTGATGGTGAGTTTGTTGCCTCTTACTTGGGTAGTAATCACTCCGACCATCTCAATAATAACGACTGGTTCGACAGCCGTCGTCTGCCTGAATCATTGACTGAAAATAGCCTTAATACTGAAGCACTGCAGACCTATCAGTTTCGAGCCGCTGAGGATACCTTGCTGCTCCAAGTCGCTGGTAGCACAGTCGATAAAATCAGCGCCCAAAATCACCTAGTGCGCCAAATGCTATCAGACAAATTGCCCGAACGGCTAAAAGCATTACAGCAGCGCCGCAATAATAAATCCATAGTCTCTGCCAGCTACAATGATCAACAAGAAGTGCAGCAAATCATGTTGCAGCCCGTCATTGATGTCAATCTATTGCCAGTCCATATCGTCAACGCCAATAACAGCTTGTACGAAGCCGCGTCTATCATGACGAAAGCGGGGCTAAAACATGTACTGGTGCAACCCTTAGACCACCTAAAACACGAGGGAGATGTGCAATATGGTACTGGTCATCTATTGGGTATTTTGACCGATACCGACATTTGCCGCGCCGTGAGTGACCAGCAAGATCCAACCACTACCCGCTGCCAGCGCTATGCTAATTTCAACTTGCGTACCATCAAAGCCAGTGATGAGATTGGCGATGCATTATTGACCATGACCCGCTATCGCATCCATCGGCTACCAGTGATGGATCAAAATGGGGATGTCGTCGGTATATTGGGACAAAGCGATATGCTTGCGCATATTGGTCATCATTCACAGCTCATTAGTATCCAAATCGAGCAAGCAAAAGACTTATCGAGCTTAGATACTGCCGTCGAGCTTATCGGTCGTTACATTCGCGCACAACATCAAAACGGTGTCAAAATCGGTAATATCAGCCGCATGGTACAGACCTTGAATGCACAGGTATTTACCAAGCTCTGGCAACTTATCGTGCCTGATGAGGTCATGACAAATACCTGCCTGATCGTGATGGGCTCCGAGGGGCGCGGTGAGCAAATCATGCGTACTGACCAAGACAATGCGCTCATCTTACGTGACGGCTATACTCACCCTGATCTGGCACAATTTGCGGATACTTTTAATCAGCATTTAGCAGACCTCGGTTATCCACTGTGCGATGGTAATATCATGATGACCAACCCTATGTGGCGACAGCCGCTAAAACAGTTTAATGCCCAGATTGGTTTATGGTTTAGAAATACGGATCCCATGCATGGTATTTATTTGTCTGCCATACTCGATGGCGAATATGTCTGCGGAGATGAGTCATTATTGACTCAGGTGCGTCAACATTTAAAGGTTGCCCACAGGCAGTCAGACCCTATGTTTGTACGCCAGTTCGCGCGCGCCGCGCTACAGTTCGGTGATGTCAATCAGTGGTGGCAAAAATTCGTGCCTTTGCTCGGTGGTAAATCCGGGTCAGAAGACATTGATCTAAAGAAAGCCGGTATTTTTCCACTGGTTCATGGCATTCGTACCTTGGCGTTAGAAAACGATATCTTAGAGCTGCCCAGTAGTAAAAATCGTCTTAAAGCTTTGGTACAAGCGCGCGCCTTGACCCAAGAGCGCGCAGATACTTTACTAGAAGCCTTGGAGTTTTTTATGGCACAGCGCCTATCAGTCGCTCTATCAACCGATGATAAACATGCGCGGCAAGTAAACCCAATGACCTTGACCGCGCTTGAGCGCGACTTATTAAAAGAGTGTTTGGCCGTTGTTAAAAGCTTTAAAAATCAGCTACGTCAGCATTATCAACTAGAACTCGCATAA
- a CDS encoding META domain-containing protein, protein MKNMTKMMMAATLAVGTLAAGCQTTPSVTAPVTQPITSNTLQAYDWQLVDAKRSNGDKVSQLFFDPAKPLTLKFFKDSGSDRVTFMNTCNNMGADYKVVNGNVVLGNVLSTMMACPEPQASFDTATLATVQGKYSISKNANNTPILTITNSNQVAHFKAVSK, encoded by the coding sequence ATGAAAAACATGACTAAAATGATGATGGCAGCAACGCTTGCAGTAGGTACATTGGCTGCTGGTTGCCAAACCACCCCTAGCGTAACAGCGCCAGTGACTCAACCAATTACTTCTAATACGCTACAAGCATATGATTGGCAGCTGGTTGACGCCAAACGCAGCAATGGTGATAAGGTTAGCCAATTGTTCTTTGATCCAGCGAAGCCATTGACGCTAAAGTTCTTCAAAGACAGCGGTAGTGACCGTGTGACCTTTATGAACACCTGTAATAACATGGGCGCTGACTACAAGGTTGTGAATGGCAATGTCGTATTAGGCAACGTTTTATCTACTATGATGGCATGCCCTGAGCCACAAGCAAGTTTTGATACTGCGACTTTAGCGACCGTACAAGGTAAATATAGCATCAGTAAAAATGCCAATAACACGCCTATCTTGACCATTACCAATAGCAATCAAGTTGCCCATTTCAAAGCCGTTTCTAAATAA
- the glnD gene encoding [protein-PII] uridylyltransferase, which translates to MFTCDVASIDLTPLPLLSKDIATNASLLADTPVTEKSLLDIPHWLTQINHDINRALERGVNIRQLVAARSGAIDELLIALFNWFELDKTDLALFATGGYGRGELSLYSDIDILLLSPDEIGADASGKIDRLVALLWDIGLEPALSVRSVNDALEASLDHTIASAQLEARLLIGNEALQDVPVQIVNKQWSPREFFEVKIAEAKARYLQHNATEYNLEPNIKTAPGGLRDIHIIGWVTKRYFRVGKLYDLVQQNFLTEKEFDELNFAEGYLWQIRHYLHVLTGRNENKLLFDYQREIAQLMGYETQPDDQPNAAVERFMRDYYRCAMQISTLSEMLTNHYYETIIEPQLPDDERPKKQPINARFNQVGDQIAMAHHRVFAQHPDSILEMFLLMGQYGIKNVRTHTLRALKIAARGIDQVYRDNPAHQALFLANLKEQNYLFHRLRAMNRYGVLGSYIPAFAQVTGLMQYDLFHRYTVDAHTLFLIRILHRFTDPRFYEDFPLVSSIFQRIERKEILVLAAMFHDIAKGRGGNHSELGQTESTEFCLAHGMSLADANLVGWLTRYHLLMSMTAQKKDISDPEVVTIFANLVGNVTHLNHLYVLTVADMNATNPQLWNSWRATLMKQLYSQTRRILRADIDAPTNRQDMISATRTQALAMLDNVNNQHMNRDEVLRLWDDLGDEYFLREIPEDILWHTEAILNHPPIGLASNADSPPLVVLREHRELALDAVQVFVYTQDQTNLFAVTMAVFDQMNLDVLDARIITATRDFALDSYVLLDPSGTLLVDEDSQQELKQRLINAFKDPTVLKLTNKRIPRQLRHFEVTTVINFEFNEASDQHIMSLETLDQPGLLARVGQVFLQEKIEVHAARITTLGERAEDMFYISDQNDEPLSAARLEALRSALMASLSMQREQPAAYSKCD; encoded by the coding sequence ATGTTTACTTGTGATGTCGCTTCTATCGATCTGACACCTTTACCTCTATTATCAAAAGATATAGCGACAAACGCGTCACTGCTAGCGGACACCCCTGTCACTGAAAAGTCACTACTGGATATTCCTCACTGGTTGACTCAAATTAATCACGATATTAACCGTGCACTTGAACGCGGTGTCAATATTCGTCAATTGGTCGCGGCACGCTCTGGGGCGATCGACGAATTACTGATTGCCTTGTTTAACTGGTTTGAGCTGGATAAAACAGATTTGGCTTTATTTGCCACAGGTGGTTATGGTCGCGGCGAGCTGTCGCTTTATTCAGACATCGACATTTTATTGCTCTCCCCTGATGAGATTGGCGCTGATGCCAGTGGGAAAATAGATCGGTTGGTGGCGCTATTGTGGGACATAGGATTAGAGCCTGCTCTCTCGGTACGTAGTGTCAATGATGCTTTAGAAGCGTCGCTCGATCACACCATTGCCAGTGCACAGCTAGAAGCTCGGCTATTAATTGGTAATGAGGCTCTACAGGATGTGCCGGTTCAAATTGTCAATAAACAGTGGTCGCCACGTGAGTTTTTTGAAGTAAAAATCGCAGAAGCTAAAGCACGATACTTACAGCACAATGCCACCGAGTACAACCTTGAACCCAATATAAAAACCGCCCCTGGTGGTCTACGCGACATTCATATCATCGGCTGGGTAACCAAACGCTATTTTCGAGTGGGTAAGCTGTATGACTTAGTACAACAAAACTTTTTGACTGAAAAAGAGTTCGATGAGCTGAACTTTGCAGAAGGTTATTTATGGCAAATACGTCATTATCTGCATGTATTGACTGGTCGCAACGAAAACAAGCTGCTGTTTGATTATCAGCGTGAAATTGCCCAGTTGATGGGTTATGAGACGCAGCCAGACGATCAGCCAAATGCCGCGGTCGAGCGTTTTATGCGCGACTATTATCGCTGTGCCATGCAGATATCGACGCTGTCTGAGATGCTGACCAATCACTACTATGAAACGATTATAGAGCCGCAGTTACCTGATGATGAGCGTCCGAAAAAGCAGCCAATCAACGCGCGCTTTAACCAAGTTGGTGACCAAATCGCCATGGCGCATCATCGGGTTTTTGCCCAGCATCCTGACTCTATCCTAGAGATGTTTTTACTGATGGGTCAGTACGGTATCAAAAACGTGCGTACTCATACGTTGCGTGCGCTAAAAATCGCCGCGCGTGGCATCGATCAAGTCTACCGTGATAACCCCGCTCACCAAGCGCTCTTTTTAGCCAATTTAAAAGAGCAGAATTATCTGTTTCATCGCCTGCGTGCCATGAATCGCTACGGCGTCTTAGGCAGCTACATTCCTGCGTTCGCCCAGGTGACCGGTCTGATGCAATATGATTTATTTCACCGTTATACGGTTGATGCGCATACCTTATTTTTGATTCGGATTTTGCATCGCTTCACCGACCCACGATTTTATGAAGATTTCCCACTGGTCAGCTCTATCTTTCAACGTATCGAGCGCAAGGAAATCTTGGTACTGGCCGCCATGTTTCATGATATTGCCAAAGGTCGCGGTGGCAACCATAGTGAGCTTGGTCAAACCGAGTCGACTGAATTTTGTTTGGCACATGGTATGAGTCTGGCAGATGCCAACTTGGTCGGTTGGCTCACTCGCTATCATTTATTGATGTCAATGACTGCTCAGAAAAAAGACATCTCAGATCCAGAAGTGGTCACTATTTTTGCCAATTTAGTCGGTAATGTCACCCACCTCAATCATTTATATGTGCTCACTGTTGCGGATATGAATGCGACCAATCCACAGTTGTGGAACAGCTGGCGTGCCACATTAATGAAACAGTTATACTCACAAACTCGGCGCATCTTGCGCGCTGATATCGATGCACCTACTAACCGCCAAGATATGATCAGTGCCACTCGTACCCAAGCCTTAGCGATGCTCGATAATGTCAACAATCAACACATGAACCGCGATGAGGTCTTGAGGCTATGGGATGATTTGGGTGATGAATATTTCTTGAGAGAAATTCCTGAAGACATCTTATGGCATACCGAAGCCATTTTGAACCATCCGCCGATTGGTCTTGCTTCTAATGCAGATAGCCCGCCATTGGTGGTATTACGTGAGCATCGCGAGTTGGCCCTTGATGCGGTACAGGTCTTTGTTTATACCCAAGATCAGACGAACCTGTTTGCAGTCACCATGGCTGTATTTGATCAAATGAACTTGGATGTTTTAGACGCCCGTATCATTACTGCTACCCGCGATTTTGCTTTGGACTCCTATGTACTGCTTGATCCCAGTGGCACATTATTGGTCGATGAGGACAGTCAACAAGAGCTCAAACAGCGCCTAATCAATGCCTTTAAAGACCCGACAGTACTGAAGCTTACCAATAAGCGTATACCGCGTCAGCTTAGACATTTTGAAGTGACCACGGTGATTAATTTTGAGTTTAATGAGGCTTCTGATCAGCATATTATGAGCTTAGAAACCCTTGATCAGCCGGGACTATTGGCAAGAGTAGGACAGGTGTTTTTGCAGGAGAAAATTGAGGTGCATGCGGCGCGTATCACCACTTTGGGTGAACGTGCAGAAGATATGTTTTATATCAGCGATCAAAATGATGAACCGCTATCTGCTGCTAGACTTGAAGCGCTACGATCCGCCTTGATGGCCAGTCTCAGTATGCAAAGAGAGCAGCCTGCTGCTTACAGCAAATGTGATTGA